One Archangium violaceum genomic window, CCACCTACGCGGTGTGGTTGCTGCTGGTGGGGCGCCTGCTGCTGCCGGATCAGCCGCTCACCCCGCTCAAGCTCGTCTCCGCGGGGTTGGGGCTCGCCGGCATCCTCGCGCTCCAGTACGAGCACCTGCGCGGGCTCAGCCTCTCCGGGCTGGTGGTGGCCGGGTGCGTGCTCTCGCTGCTGGCCACCTTCTCCATCTCCGTGGCCAATGTGCTCGTGCGGCGCTCGCTGGCGCACGTGCCCACGAGCCTCTCCGTATGCGTGCAGACGCTGAGCAGCTCCGTGCTGCTGCTGGCCGCCTCCCTCGCCTTCGAGTCCCACCTGCCCGGCCACTGGACGCCTCGCGCCGTGCTGGCCATCGTCTACCTGGCGGTGGGCGCCACGGCCCTCACGTACCAGCTCCTCTTCTGGCTGCTGTCGCGCGTGCCGCTCGCCGTCATCGGCGCCATGCCGCTGCTGGACACGCTCGTGGCCGTGCTGCTGGGCGTGGTGATGCTCGGCGAGCACGTGGATGCCTCCCTGCTGTTGGGCGGCGCGCTCATCCTCTCCGGCGCGGCCCTGGCCAACCTCTCGCCCTCCCCGCCCAATCCGCCCGAGGACCCTTCTCCCCGCGCCCCAGGCGCCCGCTCCGCCCCGACGGCCTGAGACTCCGAGCAGAGCTGTTGACCATTCAACTGAAATGTCACGAGATGGTCACGATTGTGTGA contains:
- a CDS encoding DMT family transporter, with amino-acid sequence MSSLPAASRARLLLAYTACFVLWGSTWAVVKVGLQDLPPLRFAGARMLLAGLVLLPFSGLRRSRPDARTTWMLMGVGVLQIALPYGLLFIAQQWIPSSWSALLFSTYAVWLLLVGRLLLPDQPLTPLKLVSAGLGLAGILALQYEHLRGLSLSGLVVAGCVLSLLATFSISVANVLVRRSLAHVPTSLSVCVQTLSSSVLLLAASLAFESHLPGHWTPRAVLAIVYLAVGATALTYQLLFWLLSRVPLAVIGAMPLLDTLVAVLLGVVMLGEHVDASLLLGGALILSGAALANLSPSPPNPPEDPSPRAPGARSAPTA